The genomic stretch TGGTTAATTAATTTTGTAACTACTACTGAGTTAAAAACTGGATCTGCAAGTACTTCACGGATTGGTGCTGATTTTTTTCTTGACATTTTGTCCTCCTTAATTTTATATTGAAATTAATTAATAATTATACTTAAAGTATTATTTAGCTTTTTTAGTACCATATAAACTACGGCCTTGGTTACGTTTTGCAACACCAGCTGCATCTTGGGTTCCACGTACGATATGGTATCTAACCCCAGGTAAGTCTTTAACACGACCACCACGAATAAGCACAACAGAGTGCTCTTGTAAGTTGTGTCCTTCTCCTGGAATGTAAGCTGTAACTTCCATTTGGTTTGATAATCTAACACGAGCATATTTACGTAAAGCTGAGTTAGGTTTTTTAGGTGTCATTGTTGCAACACGGGTACATACACCACGCTTAAATGGTGAAGCCATTTTTTTAGCTTTTTTAATTAATGAGTTATATGTAAGCGATAAAGCCGGTGCATTTTGTTTCTTCGTTTTAGAAACACGACCATGATTAACTAACTGATTTGTTGTTGACATTGTGATTCCTTTCTTTATATATTTTAATTTGTTAATGTTGTTAATATAAATAAATATAATTTTACAATTACAAAAATAAAATTATGATTTTATTATACCATAACAACTGATCCTAGTGTATCATAAAAAAATTTTTTTATGGCTACATAATATACATAAAAGTTATTAAGTGTTAATATTTTTACATGAAAACTAAACAAAAATTAACATAAATATAAAATATATTACTAAAACATAATATGTAACTAAATTTTATTATTCAATTTTTTAAATGCAAATAAA from Mycoplasmopsis bovirhinis encodes the following:
- the rpsL gene encoding 30S ribosomal protein S12, producing the protein MSTTNQLVNHGRVSKTKKQNAPALSLTYNSLIKKAKKMASPFKRGVCTRVATMTPKKPNSALRKYARVRLSNQMEVTAYIPGEGHNLQEHSVVLIRGGRVKDLPGVRYHIVRGTQDAAGVAKRNQGRSLYGTKKAK